A window of the Lepus europaeus isolate LE1 chromosome 5, mLepTim1.pri, whole genome shotgun sequence genome harbors these coding sequences:
- the ZNF593 gene encoding zinc finger protein 593, with the protein MGRSRRTGAHRAHSLARQMKAKRRRPDLDEIHRELRPQGPPRPPLHPDAEPDPDLPGGGLHRCLACARYFIDSANLKTHFRSKDHKKRLKQLTVEPYSQEEAERAAGMGSYVPPKRLAVPAEVSTEAPEMDTSST; encoded by the exons ATGGGTCGTTCCCGCCGGACGGGCGCTCACCGTGCGCACTCCTTAGCCCGCCAGATGAAGGCTAAGCGGCGGCGGCCCGACCTGGATGAGATTCACCGCGAGCTGCGGCCGCAGGGGCCCCCGCGCCCCCCGCTCCACCCGGACGCCGAGCCCGACCCTGACCTGCCGGGGGGCGGCCTGCATCGCTGTCTGGCCTGCGC GAGGTACTTCATTGACTCCGCCAACCTGAAGACCCACTTCCGGTCCAAAGACCACAAGAAAAG GCTGAAGCAGCTGACCGTGGAGCCCTACAgtcaggaagaggcagagagggcggCGGGCATGGGCTCCTATGTGCCCCCCAAGAGGCTGGCGGTGCCCGCAGAGGTGTCCACTGAGGCTCCCGAGATGGACACGTCTTCTACCTGA